The following are encoded together in the Conger conger chromosome 11, fConCon1.1, whole genome shotgun sequence genome:
- the LOC133140696 gene encoding uncharacterized protein LOC133140696 isoform X2 has protein sequence MSDGSGVINLAALGDSDGYLERFKSFLTENRPPSTELLLSFSPCLPFSEPEDFAGTDCLDVAACLIVKHRKNNRFVSRYINYGRHEGNEFQYNDSTKTLSVAYPVLSKSHPQTIVHYHCSPNRSIAFSQRFGRDVPLEIRVDSPCACPNACALEDVGPGTIFLIILCLSATAYLILGSCALRPFRTSSGVQIAPEESLWCMLCYLFTERKRKRPRRRHYSLKEETL, from the exons ATGAGCGATGGTTCAGGAGTAATTAACCTGGCTGCGCTGGGGGATTCGGATGGCTACCTGGAGCGCTTTAAATCCTTCCTGACTGAGAACAGACCCCCAAGCACAGAGCTACTCCTCTCATTCAGCCCCTGTTTGCCTTTCTCCGAGCCTGAGGATTTTGCTGGCACTGACTGCTTGGATGTAGCAGCATGCCTGATAGTCAA GCATCGCAAAAACAACAGATTTGTCAGTCGCTATATTAACTATGGGAGACACGAAGGCAATGAATTCCAATATAATGACAGCACCAAGACCCTGTCTGTTGCATACCCAG TCCTGAGCAAAAGCCACCCACAGACCATCGTGCATTACCACTGCAGTCCAAACCGCTCCATTGCCTTCTCTCAACGCTTTGGCCGAGACGTGCCCCTGGAGATTCGGGTAGACAGTCCCTGCGCCTGCCCGAATGCCTGTGCTCTGGAGGATGTGGGTCCTGGcaccatcttcctcatcatccTCTGCCTCAGTGCCACAGCTTACCTTATCTTAG GCTCCTGTGCTCTGCGGCCGTTCCGGACCAGCAGTGGGGTCCAGATTGCCCCAGAGGAGAGCTTATGGTGCATGCTGTGTTACCTCTTCACAGAGAGAAAGCGCAAGAGGCCGCGTCGGAGACACTACTCTCTGAAGGAGGAGACGCTGTAA